Proteins from one Danaus plexippus chromosome 2, MEX_DaPlex, whole genome shotgun sequence genomic window:
- the LOC116779755 gene encoding uncharacterized protein LOC116779755 produces the protein MGRMSGIKWEKATQCRPVHNIISSDFPKYNPQPWKFMEGKSRIQWLLSYEYQRMWFEEREAWKKRMYPENTTVNVDIVKSYVLTFKTNHQPTKPEQKKPFKMKKFEGVGSKTVNKRAPDDKAMQFEKKDS, from the exons ATGGGGCGCATGTCTGGCATTAAATGGGAAAAAGCAACTCAATGTAGACCAgtgcataatattatttcatcagATTTTCCTAAATATAATCCACAACCTTGGAAGTTTATG gaAGGAAAGTCTCGTATCCAATGGCTTTTGTCATATGAATATCAAAGAATGTGGTTCGAAGAGAGGGAAGCTTGGAAGAAGCGCATGTATCCCGAAAATACTACTGTAAATGTAGATATAGTGAAGAGTTACGTATTGACATTCAAAACTAATCATCAGCCAACAAAGCCGGAACAAAAGAAGccgtttaaaatgaaaaa ATTTGAAGGAGTGGGCAGTAAGACGGTTAATAAACGTGCTCCTGACGACAAAGCTATGCAATTCGAAAAGaaagattcataa
- the LOC116779673 gene encoding dnaJ homolog subfamily C member 7, translating into MAEPEVVDLDLTIDDLVPKSPERLAEEKKESGNHLYKFKNYKGALAMYEDAIKLCPENAAYYGNRSACYMMLGMYKKALEDAQKAVALDPTFTKGYIRMAKCHIAVGDISGAEQAVRSASELGGPDCASNECRALESLRRLHEDAQRAMEAGDYRRVVFCMDRCLEYSPSSIKAKLIKAECLAMIGRCQEAQEIANDSLRFDSLDTEAIYVRGLCLYFEDKDEQAFKHFQQVLRLAPDHKKSLETYKKAKLLKQKKEEGNEAFKMGRWQQALNLYNEALTIDKNNRKVNAKLYFNKATVCSKLNQIEEAAEACTAALELDENYVKALLRRAKCYAELGNHEDAVKDYEKLYKIDKNKEHKQLLHEAKLALKKSKRKDYYKILGIEKTASEDDIKKAYRKRALVHHPDRHAGAPDNERREQERRFKEVGEAYEVLSDPKKRARYDHGQDLDDGSGGINIDPNMMFQTYFNGGGQGFDFSSGGGFPGSAFSFQFG; encoded by the exons ATGGCTGAGCCAGAAGTAGTGGATTTGGATCTAACAATCGATGATTTAGTTCCCAAAAGTCCAGAAAG ACTGGCTGAGGAAAAAAAGGAGAGCGGAAACCATCtctataaattcaaaaattataagggGGCATTGGCCATGTATGAAGATGCAATCAAACTCTGTCCTGAAAATGCAGCCTATTATGGCAACAGATCTGCCTGCTACATGATGCTGGGGATGTATAAAAAAGCTTTAGAGGATGCTCAAAAAGCTGTAGCTCTGGACCCAACATTCACTAAAGGATATATTCGTATGGCTAAATGTCATATTGCTGTAG gTGATATATCTGGTGCAGAACAGGCGGTTCGTAGTGCAAGCGAACTCGGTGGGCCAGATTGTGCATCGAACGAATGTCGTGCATTAGAATCACTGCGACGGTTACACGAAGACGCACAGCGTGCCATGGAGGCAGGAGACTACCGTCGTGTGGTCTTCTGCATGGACCGCTGTTTAGAATACAGTCCTTCAAGTATAAA GGCAAAACTTATCAAAGCCGAGTGCCTTGCAATGATTGGACGCTGTCAGGAAGCTCAGGAAATAGCAAATGATTCACTAAGATTTGATAGTTTAGACACAGAGGCAATATATGTACGTGGGTTGTGCCTTTATTTTGAG gacAAAGACGAGCAAGCCTTCAAACACTTCCAGCAGGTTTTGAGACTTGCACCAGATCACAAGAAATCCCTTGAGACTTATAAAAAGGCCAAGCtactaaaacaaaagaaagagGAAG gCAATGAGGCGTTTAAAATGGGTAGATGGCAACAAGCTTTAAATCTGTATAACGAAGCACTGactattgataaaaataacagaaaagtCAATgccaaactatattttaataaagccaCTGTGTGCTCAAAGTTGAATCAAATAGAAGAAGCAGCAGAGGCTTGCACAGCCGCATTGGAGTTAGATGAGAACTATGTTAAAGCTTTGTTGCGTCGTGCCAAATGTTACGCCGAACTGGGGAATCACGAAGACGCTGTCAAGGACTACGAGAAGCTTTATAAGATCGACAAAAATAAGGAACACAAACAGTTACTCCACGAGGCAAAATTGGCTTTAAAGAAATCCAAACGCAAAGACTACTATAAGATTTTGGGCATTGAAAAAACAGCATCAGAAGACGATATCAAGAAAGCTTATAG AAAGCGCGCTCTAGTTCACCATCCGGACAGACACGCGGGGGCTCCGGACAACGAGCGCAGGGAACAGGAGCGTCGGTTCAAGGAAGTGGGGGAGGCGTATGAAGTGCTCAGTGACCCCAAGAAACGAGCCCGCTACGATCACGGACAGGACCTTGATGATGGTTCCGGTGGTATTA ATATTGATCCAAATATGATGTTCCAAACCTATTTTAACGGCGGTGGACAAGGTTTTGACTTTTCTTCAGGTGGAGGCTTCCCGGGATCAGCTTTTAGCTTTCAATTTGGATAG
- the LOC116765216 gene encoding dolichyldiphosphatase 1-like: MDSTISPVSEVFINNGEIEWQPLALTLVEYPKGDLIGKFFALTSLAPFGIGAGFVTLILFRRDLHTIAFFIGTLINEALNIVLKHLICESRPLARGHLYNEYGMPSSHAQFTWFFSIYVLYFFIIRLHHINNNSIISAVWRVVIVGSCLALALIVSIGRVYLHYHTTAQVVVGGIIGFMFATIWFTVVHRVLTPYFPQLVSLKLCEMLMIRDTTLIPNVLWFEYTTSRQEARTRGRKMAALKPTQ, translated from the exons ATGGATAGTACAATTTCACCCGTTAGcgaagtttttataaacaatggtGAAATTGAATGGCAACCACTTGCTCTCACTTTAGTTGAATATCCAAAGG GTGATCTAATAGGTAAATTTTTTGCACTCACCAGCTTAGCACCATTTGGAATTGGCGCTGGGTTTGTTACTCTAATACTCTTTAGAAGGGATCTTCACACA attgcATTTTTTATTGGCACATTAATCAATGAGGctctaaatattgttttgaaacatttaatttgtgaATCAAGACCACTAGCAAGAggacatttatataatgaatatggAATGCCATCATCACATGCTCAATTTACATGGTTTTTTAGCATTTATgtcttatatttctttataataag gCTGCatcatataaacaataatagtattatatcaGCAGTATGGAGGGTTGTTATAGTAGGCAGCTGTTTGGCTCTAGCTTTAATTGTGAGTATAGGACGAGTGTACCTACACTACCATACTACAGCACAAGTAGTTGTAGGAGGTATTATAGGATTCATGTTTGCAACTATATGGTTCACTGTAGTACATAGAGTACTAACACCGTATTTCCCTCAACTAGTAAGtct TAAGCTATGTGAAATGTTAATGATAAGAGATACAACATTAATTCCCAATGTGTTGTGGTTCGAGTACACCACATCAAGACAGGAAGCTAGGACTCGTGGTCGCAAGATGGCCGCGTTGAAGCCGACCCAATGA
- the LOC116765304 gene encoding uncharacterized protein LOC116765304 isoform X4: MMMMTIPNKPITVGSSFAIGHTTQEPQCTLLAAKDSEWVDIVQTPSNSKLDNNNDEAVLQLVECEEGPQMKPLMLMFPQLLEEDPEMVEGMLNKAMSTTEVTKHLVGQKANFAFMKKVNRLIPSDKKWLETVSEYNTPPCCSKESSFQSRYLLSDYEADTEETDEEK; encoded by the exons ACGGTTGGAAGCAGTTTCGCCATCGGCCACACTACTCAAGAACCACAGTGCACTTTGTTGGCTGCTAAAGACTCTGAATGGGTTGATATTGTACAAACTCCCAGCAATTCAAAATTAGACAACAACAATGATGAGGCTGTATTGCAGctc GTTGAATGTGAGGAAGGTCCCCAAATGAAACCACTTATGCTTATGTTTCCTCAATTGCTCGAAGAGGATCCAGAAATGGTCGAAGGGATGCTAAATAAAGCAATGTCTACTACTGAAGTTACCAAACATCTAGTGGGGCAAAAAGCCAACTTCGCTTTCATGAAAAAAGTTAACCGCCTTATTCCTAGTGATAAG aaATGGTTAGAAACTGTAAGCGAATACAACACACCGCCCTGCTGCTCAAAGGAATCCAGCTTTCAAAGTAgat atttattaagCGACTACGAAGCCGATACAGAGGAGACTGATgaagaaaagtaa